In Embleya scabrispora, the DNA window CGCGGCGGGATCGCCGTGCAGCCGGCCGACGGTGGCGACCAGGAGATAGAGCAGTACGCAGACCACGCCGATCCACCCGGCCACGCCGAGGTGCGGCGGCCGCGTCCGGGCCCTCACGCGGTCCGCCCCGCGAGGTCGCCGGTCACGCCCGCGGCGGTGCGCGGATCGACGAGCGGGTAGAGCAGGTCGACTCCCAGGTTGAGCAGCAGGAAGATCGCCGAGGTCGCGACACACGCGCCGAGCGCGAGCGGATAGTCCTGTCGCTGGAAGGCGGTGACCATCAGCTGGCCGATCCCGGGGATCTGGAACACGTTCTCGATGAGCACGGTGCCCGACAGCAGGCCGCCGATCAGTACGCCGGCCACGGTCAGCGTCGGCACCAGCGCCCCGCGCAGCGCCACCCGGCGCAGCGTGAGCAGCCGCGAGCCGCCCATCGCGCGGGCGAACATCGCGTGGTCGGAGGCCATCGCGTCGGCGAGGCCGCCGCGCAGCGAGCGGGTGAGCATCGCGAAGGTGGCCAGGCCGAGCACGATCGCGGGCAGCACGAGCACCCGGAGGTTGGCCGCGGGATCCTCGCCGAAGGTGACGAAGCCGCCGGCGTTGGGCAGCAGATCGGGATGGCTGTCGCCGACCACCACGAGGGCGACCACGGCCAGCCAGTAGCCGGGCAGGGACATCGCGAGCACGGTCAGCACGCGGGTGCCGTGGTCGACCGCCCCGCCGCGGCGCAGCACCGACCACGCGCCCAGGACGACGGCCGGGATCACCGCGAACACGGAGGCGATCAGCCCCAGTTCGAGCGAGACGGGCAGCGCCCGGCCGATCTGGTCGGCGACCGAGGTGCCGTCGTAGA includes these proteins:
- a CDS encoding ABC transporter permease, with amino-acid sequence MTNYLARRVLGVVVVMFAVLTGLFLLLHASPVSPVNQLAPQVAADPVARAAVEHRMGLDRPLVTQYLDYVGDALRGDLGTSLYDGTSVADQIGRALPVSLELGLIASVFAVIPAVVLGAWSVLRRGGAVDHGTRVLTVLAMSLPGYWLAVVALVVVGDSHPDLLPNAGGFVTFGEDPAANLRVLVLPAIVLGLATFAMLTRSLRGGLADAMASDHAMFARAMGGSRLLTLRRVALRGALVPTLTVAGVLIGGLLSGTVLIENVFQIPGIGQLMVTAFQRQDYPLALGACVATSAIFLLLNLGVDLLYPLVDPRTAAGVTGDLAGRTA